In Lonchura striata isolate bLonStr1 chromosome 3, bLonStr1.mat, whole genome shotgun sequence, the sequence AAGGGGAATAGTCACAGTATTAATTTTAATCATCAACATCTCATTCTTAGAAACTCTTCAGTTTTGTGACcttttttctctggaaaataCAGTCAGAGTCAATGACAAGACACAAAGTAGTCCAAAAACCCTTTCTGCTTTGATTCCATTTGTGGACATAATCATATCCATCCATTCCATGAACTGCCTCTTCCCAAATATCTATACATACATCTAATGCTAGGAAGATGCATGGCAAATTTCCATTTCAAGCAATAACTTCATAAACCTCAGTCCTTATGAAGAATAGAGAATTCTGTGCCAAGGTGAAATTCTGATCAGTCAGAGGTTGATAAGCACCTTGTTCTTCCACTAAAGCACAGTGGAATAGAAATACTAGGGAGACAGAAGATACCAATTTGGTTACGTTGAGCAACATAGTTAGTGAGCACACTTGGTATAGGACCAAGACAATTTTCCCTTTGGGAATGGTTTATCTTCATGTAGCCCCTCATGTAGCCATAAATTGCATCTGAGATAAGGAATTTGTTTAACTCAAATGATCTCAGAATAGGAAACTTTGTGTATGCCCTAGACATTAACTTTCTTGCCATTGAATAGGTTAAAAAGTAGCTTTCTGCATTGCATTTTTAAGATACAACCAATTTTCATCCTGACTGCAACTGTCTCTGCTCTTGTTCTTCTGTGTGTCAAGTTAAACGACACTTCTAATAAAGAACATGAAAATGAACTTCTGGGTCCCTTAATTGTATTCTTTAGGGAAAGTTAAGTAGAAAACAGGGGAAAGTGCATAAAAGCCCATACTACTGGCATTTTCTGCCAAATTCTGTACACTCAGACAGTGGTTAAACTCTTCATAATTGAACTTCTTGGCTTTCATTAGTGAAGGAGATAATAATCTTAGAAAATGTAagattttatttgtgttttggcATTATAGTGGTCAGGACAGTCTTGGAGGAAAGCTTCACTGTTGATGCTACAGCTTGTCTTACAGAGTGCAAGTTTAATTTCTAGATTCCTGATGAAGCATACATCTTGTTGTCTACAGAGTCAGTGTATTCATATAATTCCATCTTGCAAATTGTAGAAGAATTTGGTGGGGTCTTAAACATAATAACACACTGCGTAAGTCAGAAGATTTAGCTTTTTAGAATAACTTTTTGTACCAAAAGTTATTTTTgtacaaaaaatacaaaatacaaatacaaaaagGAGTGGAGAGAAAATATTGCATGTAAATGTAGGAGTGAAGGTTTGCATTAATGCATATTTCCTCAGAGCAACTTGCTAGCCTAACATATCCATCTTGGGCTGAAGAGTAGGCATCCAGAATGATTTGAAAGAGCTTTTGAGCAGATTCAGTTGCCCAAATCTACTGGAACTAAGATTCCTCATTGGGGGCTTCTAAGACTACAATTTGGGTTCAACATTACCTGATTAGTCCTGCCTGGTCAGTTTGATCTGTGGCCTTTCTCCTCTTGATTTGTAGCTTTACAGGATCAGCACACTGCTGATACTCTTTCAGTTTGTGTTTTGAAAACCAGAATAAAGATGAAATTCCATCACTTTGCAAAGCCCTAACCATTTCCCTGATTCATCACTAACACAGATGTGACATGGAAATAGCATTCTCCCCAGCCAAGACAGCCATAAACACAGTTATTTCCAAGGACCGCAACACCTTCAAGAATGAAAGTGAGGTCTGAAATCTTATTTTCCATCTATTATGCCAATCAGCCCGCTTGCTGACATCCTGAGAACAGTATGAGGAAGATAAATGAATCTGTGGAACAGCTCTAGTGACTTCCCAGGCATTGTGTCATGGGTGAATTTGATGCGCTCCACCCCTAGATGCAAATGCTGAGACTGGACAAACACTAGAatgcatggggaaaaaaaaaaatcagtattagTTAATGAAAGTCTCCAGGCTTTATTATCATGATAACACACAGAATTAATAGAACTGATAGAAGCTGGACTTCTGCTCATTTCAGCTGTTATTCTGTTGATGTTCTGCATTGCAATATAAGCAGCATACTGTGATGGCTTCAATACGTAAGCATATATACCAAAAATCAAGCCTTAGCTGAGCATTTTCCTGTTGATCACCCTTCATCTGTAGTGATGTATCACAGTAGTTGTGTGTACAGAGTAGCAGCTAATGGTGGAACTCCAGGTTTCCTTATAagatagaaaaagaaagagaaagaaagaaagaaagaaagaaagaaagaaagaaagaaagaaagaaagaaagaaagaaagaaagaaagaaagaaagaaagaaagaaagaaagaaaaagaaagaaagaaagaaagaaagagaaagaaagaaagaaagaaagaaagaaagaaagaaagaaagaaagaaagaaagaaagaaagaaagaaaaagaaagaaagaaagaaagaaagagaaagaaagaaagaaagaaagaaagaaagaaagaaagaaagaaagaaagaaagaaagaaagaaagaaagaaagaaagaaagaaatgaagatagatagatagatagatagatagatagatagatagatagatagatagatagatcgATCATGGGAAAACTGCCTGGATTCTGTATTGGTGTCATTGGATGTTTGCATTCCTCACAGGCAAGTTTCAGACAAAGGATTCCTTGTTTTCCAGAATAATGATGTTCTTCCCTTCACATGGTCATTCCAGCTGCTGATGTCAGGGCAGCTTCCTTGGGAGCATGTTCAATGAGGAGGACTGAGTTTGTGATGAGGGAGCAATAGGAACTACATTTCTGCAGGAGCCAAAGGCTTTGCTGTGGTGTGAGGGCAGAGGTGGGGGTGCTGTACTTAaaagctgagctgctctctTTTACTGAGCACAGCTGGAGTGAATCCTTCAGCCTCAGTGGAATTGAGAAGGGCTCAAAAGGGGCTGCAAAATGAAAGCCACTGCTATTGCTTCAGAAGAGCAGCAGTAGGATAGTCCTTCCCTGGCATGCTGTTGTCTTGTTCCCTGTCAGACAGCAGTCACAGATGCATTATTTTGCTGTACACTTCTTTGCCATATCTGGGGATTTTGTACTTGGTAGTCTGGAAGGCCTCTGGATTGGACTCCTGTATCTTGTAGCTCATGAGTAATGGATCTGTGGTGAGCTTTGGGTGCTGGTGGCCCATATTTCAAGTGCAGCATCCAAATCACAGCACTGCCATGTGAGCAGTGGTGGGGCTGCGTTACAGCCCTAAGAGGGTCTTAAAGAACCCAGCAAAGGCTGGTGGGGCTGGAACCACCAGAGCCCTTTGGTGCCATGTTTAGCCTGCTTCATCCTGTTGGCAGCAACTCACTCCCCAAAGAGCTGCAGTTACCACCTGCctttcagcagctcctggagcacctCTCTCCTTCAGCACTTCAGACTAGGATGGGGAAGAAAGCACAAAAGACTCCAGCATAGCCTTAAAATGTTCAATGGGCTCAAGTTCATCAGCATGAGAATCATCCACAGCTGATTTTGAGACTTACTGCTGCCTTTCTTTTGCCTATTGCCCTGCCTGACCAGAGGTCACTGCAAATGAAGGTTTGAAGGATGGTGCCTCTGCCAAAACATCAGTTCTCTGACTCTATCCCATGGTTTGGGTCATGAATGTGGACTGCAAAATCTAAGATTGTGCCAAGGCCAAGAAAACTGGTAATTATCCAGTTCTAAAATTGTGCAATAAAAGGATTaacaaaagtttttaaaatcataattaTGATCTATTCTGCAAATTGCTCCTAAAGCCTCCTTAATTCCCTTTCTATTCTCttctttactttcttttctttcctttgtggtCTAGGAGCAATTTGCTCCTACACTGAAGTGTAAATGTCTGCCTAGGACAGAAGGAAACTGCTGATCTGGCACATAGATTTCAGCAGTAGATAATTTTGTTTCACTAGGCTTGGAGTGATGATGACAGATGTTAGCTCCTGCAACAGAAACTCTGCATAAAGTTGCTCTGAAGCAGCCTTTAGATCTATACACTTGCTAATCAAGTCACAGTAAAAGTGCTAAACTTCTCACTGCCAAAGTTTATCAGATTTGGTGCTAGACTTCTAATTGTATCACCAGCTGACATTTTTTGCATTCTCTTGGGCCTTTATAGTACAAGATGCTGTGAGGTTTTGTAGATTTCTcctaaaaaggaaaacaaacagtgAATACTTCTATTTTGTATGGCCATGATCCCATGGTTGGGCATGATATTTTCGTGGTAGTTTTATGATGTTTAGTACCTACACACAAAAGAATAGCACATCAGAGTATATTTATTGACATTTGTTGATTTTAAGTCTGTTTCAGCTCTGTTTGCTTAGGTGGCAGGTATTCTAGGGTCCTGTCTGCAGAGCTAGCCCAATCTCTGATGAACAGAGGCATCACACTTTTACCCAGTGGTTACCAAAATTCTTGGTGTACTTGGCAACAAAACTACAGTACACTGAACTATCATGTTTTTGTGTCAGTATACCTGAACTATTGGCCACTCAAGTCTCCTGCCCTGTTTTGCACTATCCTATTTCTTTCCTCCAGAGCTCTGGTCCAAGTGCATTTTCTGCCCCAGCAGACAAAAGCAGTGTTTCCAAAGGGCAGTGCTAGGGAGAACATCCAATGTCCTGCAGTACAGAGGGGAAGCACCACCCTTACGAAAAGGTCACAGCTCAGTAGCATCACTGCACACAGCAATGCCTCAACACCTTACAGCAGGTTCTCTGCATTGCTGGGGTTCTCCAGCACCACAGGTTTCCCCTGGATCAACTGTGGGCACATAATCGCATTTCTGTCAAATTAGCCAAAGCACAAGATGATGTTTGGGCCAGCTTTATGCATTTATGTTGGGTTTATGCTGgctctgggagaagagacagtATCTGACCTGGCAGAAAGCGTGAGTCATAGAGGCAATGATACCTCATCTGGCAAAAAAACCCGTCAGTACAAAATTAAGTCATAACTTTTCTTTATTTGAATTGGCAGCCTGAGCTCATTCTGTATCAGCACTTTCATCATGTGTCTGGCAACATTTCTGACAGAGTATTAACAGCCCTAAAGCAGGATTTACTGAGTTGTGGGACCACAAACTTATTGTTTGAGCTTACTCTGATAAAAAGGAAGAGAGCTACTGGGTGGCACATTTTACCAGGTTTCAGAACACTCCTACCCAGAGCACTTTTCTACTTAAGAACAATTTCCTCCTTCATGAAAAAACACCCTCAAAATTCCTATCTAACCAATAAACCCCACCCCAACACAGAAAATCCCTGGATTAAAAGATCATATGTAATTTTTGACACACTCCCCCAAATGAAGCCTTTTGtgtaaatggaaaaaagaattcTTTCATGGTGTAGAAAGTCAACAAAGCATAAATCACTATTTTGTTTGTTCTGTTGCTAGACATGCTGACTGCCATACCTGTGAAATTCTCCAATTAATCCTACCAGAATGATTATGTCCAATACTCTTGGAACAATAAAAAAGTGTTCAAACATATTCCACTAACTAAAATGTAATGTTTTCCTAGTTACAGTAAGGATGATGTTATGTGCTAGTTAGAATATGTAAATTAAACTACTTTACATACCTCTTACTTTTCTCCTCAATTTCcacaaattatttgaaaattgaGTGGTTTCAAAACATAAAATAGCTTCTATATAGAAGGCATTGTGTGAAAGTTGTCTTTCAATATTTCTGTTTGCTACTGAATCCTTGGAGTAAGTAAACAACCACTCTCTTACCCAGTTTCTGCAAAGCACTTACCTTTTGTTTCAGATCCAGTTCAGGCAGCTGAGTGAGGTAATGCCTACATCTCCTAGGCTGGGTATGTACTCAGACTGAGCACTGAAATAGGGTAGGAGGGTACCTGCTCTTTTGTAAATTCAGGGTGAACCTCAGCTCAAATATTCTAGATTGCTGTGCTCAGAGGAAATAATTAGGACTGCTTAtctgaacacaaaaaaaatggaCTTCTTCAATTTAGACACCGATACAAAGCTTCACGTTAGTGTCCTCAAACGCATTCAAAACACATTATgtatacataaatatatgttttaaatCAAGAgttttttctgaagaaactgCATCAGTTTAAGTGCATCAGTTAAACACTACCCTGTCTTcaataaaattttcaaatcCTTTCATTTAGAAGCAGGTGCTGAAAAAGCTTTCCTGAGGTAGAGGGTGAGCAGACCCTGGTTCTGATAGAACTACAGTGATcctctgaaaatataaaataacccCTCTGCACAGTGATCATAAAAACACAGAACTGTTTCATATCAGAGAccagaataattttcttcagaCATCAAAGCATAATTTTCAGAAGTACATTAAATAGTATTTATTGAGTTTGCAATTTCAGGGGCAAAGCTATTATCTCAGTCCCAGATAATGACACTCTGTGGCATGTGGCCCTCATGTTCTTTCATCCATTCAACAAATGAACAACAATATGAACAGCATAAAGAGGGGGGTTGAAAAAACAACCCTATGCTATTtcgaaaaaaaaggaagcaaactGAAGTCTTGTTCTTATTCACAAATACACTTGCCTTCTTGATTAAGCATACTATGCTTTTATGGAAGAACAGACTCACCCTCCTGATGTCTGGGAGAAGGTATGGGATGGCTGATCTGAAATAAAGTAAAACTGTCGAAAACAGCTTTTCCATATGACCACAATAACAGCTAGATGGTTAATACAGACTTCAGACAGCAAGAGGGAAGTACACTTTCTCCTTAGCAAGTCTTTGTGTCTGGACTGATACTGTGGGTGCATATGGTTAAAAAACTACCAAGGGCTGTCTGTAAAATCATACAGCAGaggttgttttcattttcatcatGTTGACCCTTCTGGACAATTAAAAAAGTCATAACATAATATACATAAGAGTTTCATATTTACAGAATAAATGGCAAAAGAGGGAATTACATACAGTGATATTTATGTCCAGGCATTGACAAAGAGATCCCTTATGTAGACTCAGGGATTATTCACAGATCCTTTAAGAAAGTCCTTTTCTCTGCACATAAGtccttttattttgcaaatgaGAGCCAACAGGATGAAAGAAATAGACACTTGCTCTCCCTTACACCATGGTCATGACCTTCAAAGAGGCAGGTTGGAACCTCCTTATCTTTTTCTTTAGTGCTTTTGAAGCTTTGATGCGACAGATTTTGGGCACTGGAGGAAGATGCTTGGAAGAGGCCTGGACAGTCACAGATTGTCTGACTGAACCTTCAGGCCAAATCAGCTCACTTTCATCCCCCTCATCATAGTCAAGAGCAAGGCTGCTACTGTTACTGCTGCCATCCCAGTCACCTTCACTGGACTCACTGTCCCCAAACCGGTTGGTTGTGAAATCACTGACCTCCCCTTCGCTGGTCTCTGCAATGGTGGAGTGAAAGAGGGAAGCGCACTCTGCAGAGTACTCAGAGTGGTCCGACTCACTTTTGGCACAATCTCCGTGGTGCTGACCCTTGGAGTGACTCCTCATGCTGACAGTGCGTGGGATGCCGGCTCTCCTCGCTGGCTGCCTTGGCGCTCCCAGGCCAATGCCGTGAGACAGGCTGGCCGGGTGGGCCTTGGCAGAGATCTCCACTGTGGACTGCCACTTGCGCTGCTTCTTCCTGTTGGCTGTGTCTACAGCAGCTGCTTCCAGGGAATACAGTGCATTGGCAGAGGCTCCGTAGAGCTCTGGCCTGGATGGCACAGTGGGGAGCCTGACCTGCACTGGGAACAAGCTCGACTCTGAGCATGATCTGCCAGCCATGTCACCAGAATACGAAGGTCTCCGCATGAGGCTCTTCATTCCTTGTGGTCTTTGGAGTTGATTCCACTCAACAGGCAGCTTGGTGGCCCCATGAGACCCTCTCACCTTCTCCATGCAGAAGGCTTGCTTCCCAGGCCGAATGACTTTTTCACTGCTCCTTCTCTTTATCTTCACTGCCTTTGTTTTGGAGCTGGCAAACTTTACCCGGACTTGATGGGATTCTGCAGGGACAAATTGAGCATGGACAAACTCAGCTTGTGCCACTCGTTCATGACCACCAGGGTAAGATAACTTGGCATTCCCACACCTTTTGATGGAGAGTTTTTTGGATGGGATAGCTTTAGCATTCCAGGTGTCTGGGCTAGAGTCCTCTTGACACAGCTGCGAGTAGGACAAACTGCGCTCCATGCTGCACTCTGTTTCTTCTGCCAGAGGGGAGCCCCTTGCTGCTGACTTGGCAGGATAACAACTATTCACAGCTGATGGCTCTGTGTCAGGCCGAGTGGATGACTGCTCTTCATTCATACAACTCGTGGTCTCCTGCTGCTTGGCACATTCCCCCTCTGGCACCTCTCTTGACAGCTTCCCTCCGGCTTTGTTACTCTCCAGAGAACTCTGTTTATCCAGCTGGCTACTGCTGCTGTTAATTTTCACTCCACCAGGGCTGGGGGTTATAATGAGTCTCTGGTGCATTGCGGCTGGCTGGCTCTTTGGTGAAACCCACTCACTGGCCTCAGCCTGACTGCTCCCTTTGCATCTCGTCAGCTGCAGCAATTTACTGATGTAACCCCCTGGCTTGACCTCAATGGTTGGCCTAGTCTTAATCAAGCTGGGACCTGTTGTACTAGGCACAGATTTGCTGGGAGGAGCTTGGAAGTCTGATTTTGGGGATGTTCCCACCAGGGAGAAAAGTGGACTTTGTAAAGCCACTGCATGGAGGGGGCTTGGGTAAGGATACACATCAATGCCATTCTTGGAGACCAAGTCATTCTGGAATTTGGGATCCATGCTAAGCAAGTGCAGGTCTCCATTATGGCACAGAGGCAACATGGATTTGGGAtccatttccttctgaaatCTAGTGTCCGCTGGAACGAGTCTTTCCAAGTCACCTATATGGTGGACGAAAATAAACAACCTAATTAAATCACAGGCAATTACATTCAACCTGGTTCATGCTAGAAGTGCTATATCAGAGAGATGTGATAGCTTTTACTAAAATCTGTAGCATGGATAAAGAAAGTAATTTCAGTCTTCCAAGGCAAATGAATTACTTTAGAGCTTTTATCACCTAAGCATAACAGAatttaaaatgccttttaatGCCAATAATAAAACTCCTACCTTTGCAGGAAATTTAAACTACTTGGATGAAAGTAAACTTGTGCATATACAAAAAAGTTCTAAAATGTCACAGACCAGCAGGAACCCAAATAGACAAAAACAagggattatttttatttcttagcaGAGAAGCCATAGAAGAATGAACTGAAGAATCTTTATtgtcacagaggaaaaaaatctaaggCCAACTACTCAGGCAAGTGGAAAGTGTAGTTCCTGAAGATGACATTTATAGACAACAACTCCTATTTTGGAGTACAGTCAAGGGTGCTGTAATTTACTCTTCTTGACTGCAGCACCCTCCTCCCAGAAGCATCTCCTGTGCACAGAGAGGAGAGGCTGTGTTCTAGTGCAAAGAAAGGTTGTTCCACCCAGACATATCATTCAACAGAGCACTATGGTGCTGTGTTACCTCTGGGACCAAGAATTCTGGAACCAGTTAGCTTGGATTTCTCTGTACTACAACACAGATTTCAGTGCCAACAACTCCTTAGCTAAGCAATTTCCCAGGTGCTTCATGCTATCATGAAACCAAACCATCACATTCAACCACATCATTCACAAACAATGTGAATAGTCACACGATGACTATCTATGTCCTGTGACAGCCAGCTTTTAAAAGACCACAAAATTCTGGGGTGGTCTGCAGTGTCCTATCTATGCACAGACCTGCCACAGCAAAGGTTAGGATGACAGCCTAACAACCTAATTTcataaagaaaattctttagGAAATTGTTGGCAGTGTGTAATGCTATGCTCTTTTGCAAACAAACCAGGAATGAGTCAAAAGCATGTTGTGCTTGCAATGTCTCAGCAAGCTTTCTGCTTGCCAATGAAAAAGGCCATAGGTCTGTACTTGTAATTTTCtcaaaggagaggaaaagagaaatttcttcccttctccaaaAGATAATTTTCTGAAGTAAAATCTTGCTTCACTTCATGCAATGTGGCCAACTTTAtaagaattatttcttcaaggCTATACCCACTACTACCCCACTACTTTTGTTTTTCACTATGAAGGAAGTAATAGGCTTTAGCCAGGAAGAAGGGCTGAAGGAGGTCTGCAGTATCTCTCCCACACCCCTGCTCAGTATCCTTTTTTGAGCTAGTctatatgaaaacaaaaacaaaaaacaagcaTAAATCCCCTGGAGTCTCAGCAACATGTTTCAAGGAAGGAAAGTTTCTGAGAGAGCAAAATGTCTGCAATCTGAATATGGAAGCCATGGGTCATTAAGCTCAGCTTCATCCCCAGCCTTTGAAAAGCCTTGAGAAGACTTTGCTTTTATGCTGTAATTACTGTCATCCTTTCAGGTGTGTCTACACACCTAAGTATAGAATAGGTGGTCTTTGTTTCTGTTCCAAGCAAGCCAGAGGTGAGTTAAGCTCAGGTCAAGCATCTGTGGCAATTATGCCAGAGTGGCACAGTACCTGAAATGATGTTTCCCATAGTTTCCCTGTTTCTATAATGGAACTGCTACCCATCTTGCTGGATCCCTCTAACATCAGATTGCTTTGAGGCTATGGAAGAAGCCATGATAAGAAGTGATATGATGTCACTTTACAGATGGTGAACAAGAGATCTGGAATTGTCCATTTCATTGAAAGTATGATGCAAATTTATGGCTGATCCACTTTAAGATTCAAGACTGCTCTCTAGATAGTCAATAAACTTTTGGCATTTGTTGTCCCTAACTGTACATCATAAGTTATGAAAAAGAGTCATTGTGTGAGTCAACATTAATTGGTGTAAATAGGGAATTTTGAGTTTACTTGAAATCTTTCATACATCCCTGCACTTTAACACAAGGTATTTCAAATACtggaactttaaaaaaatatctcaacAATCTGTATAATTTTATCTCATACACTACAGTATATTTCCATTTCTAAATGCATAGGTCCTCGTATTTGTTACTGTCTCATCCACATATTTTTATTGATTCATTCTAGTATTTGTTACTGTTTAAAAGTATCTGGAGTATGGAGACATGGGGAAGTGGGACAGTAAATGGTTTGGCTCTGTGGTTTTGATCCACTCTCACTTTGTGTATTGAAAATGAGAACTATATATTGATTACACATGACTAAACAAGGTCCTAAGAGCAATAACCAGGCATCTGCCCTTCTCTTGAAGTTCTGCTATCAATTACCTGTGGAAACTGGCCTTGGTCTGGACCTGGCAGGAGTCCCAGAAACATCTCTGCTAGCTGCAGTCCGACATCCATCGCTGATATAGgttccctgctgctggaagcTGGTGGTGTGCACAGTAGTTTCATCTGCAGACTTGGGTCGGTAATCAAACACACTGAGCCTCGCTTTAGGGTGTTGAGAGCTGTGTAAGAGACTGGTGTGGGAGGAGGAGATAGACTCACTGTACACAGAGGTGCAAGAATTGGACAGTGAGCAAGAACCACCATCACTCAGGTCATAGAATCCTGCAGAGTTAAAATAAATAGGGTATGTCATATTTACAGCAACTAAACATACTCTGTAGAAGAAAAGTgcagagaataaaataaatcttcatTTGCTATGTGCCACAAACCTAAATATGTGATCATTTATTAAGGTAACATCAGCAGAGGTATACTCAAATTCAACCAACCTTTACTGGGCTTCTGCATATTTACTTAGGCCCTGAGCCAGattgacacacacacacatgcctGCTTAGTTCTGAGGGTGGGATGAGATGAAGTGCTGCATCATCATGCCCAGTTCTTCACTGGGGAATGTCTTTGGGGATTATGATGCAACTGGTGTAAGACAGGGACCTCTGACACTGTTGTAACTTGTACCAGCTGCATACAAGCATGGATTGGATGAGTTGATTGGATGGAGCAAAACTAGCCTGTGATCAGAGCTGCCAAATCTATGATGGTTGGAATGCCTAAGGACAGAGAATGGAGACTATCTTCCCTCTCCAGGTATTGAGATATTTTCCAGTAATTgtgaaagcattaaaaaaggCTTTGTAGAAATTCAAGGTAggaaaatttattatttctctcTATAGCAGagaaggaatattttcttttgaactaTGTGCATGTGCCTAAACGCACAACTCCTGAACTTAAACTCACAACAGAAACTTGCACTTTTTACATGCTCTCTAAGTACTGGGCTACAAATCTTTATACtgtattcaagaaaaaaaaaaatctccttttgtCACTGAAGACTTGAGGCTTTGCAAAAATTCTGTTTAGAAGAACTACTTTAATTGTCTCTGACTAGATAACAGAAACTGGTTTTGACAGACATCCTAGCTATAAAAGTCTGCAGTACAGCTTTCTCTGTGAATCAGACCAGAAACCTGATACTCAGTATCTTTCCGTCCATGAGAGCTTTACTCTCTTGGCATAGTTTTCCTCAGTGTCTTTTAATAGTGCTGTTTTGCTTCTACATAAATTCATTTGACAGGAGAATTGCAATAATGATTTTCAAAGCCTTAGTGAGGTTCAAAACCCTTCCTGGATTCAAACAGAGCGTTGATATTGATGTTGGTCTCCACTTCTTTTAAGTATTCTAGCCATTTTACCAATGGTCATTCTACACTGCACAAGGTAATTAATAAGTAAATGTCTCCTTCTCCTTTCATGTGTGGCTACAAggttaagtaaaaaaaaataaataatccagAAAGAATACTGCTTGAATGAGAGAGCACTTTCCAACTAAATAAACTTCACAGGAAAATTCATAGCAGCTCTGTGAGCCCACTCTGTGCCAGATTACTATTACCCACATTGGCCATGGGGCACTGTTTCTGCCCAAATAATACAGACAGTTTTGCTCAGCAGTTGACACTCTTCAATTCTCCTAGCACCATACTCTTGGGAATAAATAGTCAAGTGCACATTACCTGAGCTGGGCCGGCTGTCACTATCCAAGTATTCACTGGAGGTCTTACTGACGTCCAACTTCAGCTCACTGATTCGCTGGTCTAGCTGATCCAGATGGCTTTTCAAGCCGACATCCTGTCTCCTCAAACGAGACTAAATcaagggaagaaggaggaaatgAAGAATAATCACAGTTAGAATCTCAGCAGCAATGCATGAATTCAGGCCATCTATGCCAGCAAGTTTCTATTCTCATGAAGTGTTTTCCTTA encodes:
- the DACT2 gene encoding dapper homolog 2; translation: MLLGAPRSGGWDRGRVGERLQAALAGLQELQVLREKQRELVRAALAMPQRPAAGGEQQPLSAHSKEHRLEVTLSALKEQLSRLRRQDVGLKSHLDQLDQRISELKLDVSKTSSEYLDSDSRPSSGFYDLSDGGSCSLSNSCTSVYSESISSSHTSLLHSSQHPKARLSVFDYRPKSADETTVHTTSFQQQGTYISDGCRTAASRDVSGTPARSRPRPVSTGDLERLVPADTRFQKEMDPKSMLPLCHNGDLHLLSMDPKFQNDLVSKNGIDVYPYPSPLHAVALQSPLFSLVGTSPKSDFQAPPSKSVPSTTGPSLIKTRPTIEVKPGGYISKLLQLTRCKGSSQAEASEWVSPKSQPAAMHQRLIITPSPGGVKINSSSSQLDKQSSLESNKAGGKLSREVPEGECAKQQETTSCMNEEQSSTRPDTEPSAVNSCYPAKSAARGSPLAEETECSMERSLSYSQLCQEDSSPDTWNAKAIPSKKLSIKRCGNAKLSYPGGHERVAQAEFVHAQFVPAESHQVRVKFASSKTKAVKIKRRSSEKVIRPGKQAFCMEKVRGSHGATKLPVEWNQLQRPQGMKSLMRRPSYSGDMAGRSCSESSLFPVQVRLPTVPSRPELYGASANALYSLEAAAVDTANRKKQRKWQSTVEISAKAHPASLSHGIGLGAPRQPARRAGIPRTVSMRSHSKGQHHGDCAKSESDHSEYSAECASLFHSTIAETSEGEVSDFTTNRFGDSESSEGDWDGSSNSSSLALDYDEGDESELIWPEGSVRQSVTVQASSKHLPPVPKICRIKASKALKKKIRRFQPASLKVMTMV